From a region of the Arachis ipaensis cultivar K30076 chromosome B09, Araip1.1, whole genome shotgun sequence genome:
- the LOC107617420 gene encoding chloroplastic group IIA intron splicing facilitator CRS1, chloroplastic: protein MFFLSLHPHLSLNSSTHSYSYTCISSSFNNNNQNQHHHHHPNSIPIPKDPNNSHYDASSITIKVKAPTPPWMKGPLLLQPHDVLDLSKPKNKRLSKRHMDKEEEESECVDKALHGKEVRGKKVMKRIARRIERLRRNRNSAETQLSSSAKEESFGGYLEKLEENVMVRSKERMPWERNVSVMDSSAKDKNFDGYFGKLEENGDDDEEQVRRSKRRMPWEKDEKSVLFARLKKEKPVTAADLALDEVLLKRLRSEAAKMRIWVKVKKLGVTQDVVDEIKRTWRNNELAMLKFDIPLCKNMDRAREIVEMKTGGLVVWSRKDTHVVYRGCNYQLTSRSSPKVYLRYIHGQTKSPYETNMVESVKSNNTSDMPSRNGNNNASTSTCIQEVHCSGSLYERETDRLLDDLGPRFVDWWYPKPLPIDADLLPEVVPGFKPPFRLCPPYSSAKITDYELTFFRKLAKPLPVHFVLGRNRRLQGLAAAILKLWEKSLIAKIAIKFGVPNTENELMANELKLLTGGVTLLRNKYYIILYRGNDFLPSNVASLVEERELELKSCQLFEEVARMRANEAVSSSDYAQQETSTSGSLTEFEEIQTKLEDVKNGNADLNVQLEAEIYRLERQLKEQQRKALIISKKIERSTEELAKLDAAWTPAEKDADVEIMTDEERQCFRKIGLKMSGLLVLGRRGIFDGVLEGLHQHWKHREVVKVITKQRLISRVIYTAKMLETESGGILVSVDKLKEGHAIIIYRGKNYKRPSEKVAKNLLTKRKALQRSLEMQRLGSLKFFAHQKQQTISDLKLKLGELQQKKEAKQRKTDN, encoded by the exons ATGTTCTTCCTTTCACTTCATCCTCATCTATCTCTCAACTCATCAACGCATTCATACTCTTACACTTGCATTTCCTCttcattcaacaacaacaatcagaatcagcatcaccatcaccatcccaATTCCATTCCAATACCCAAAGACCCCAACAATTCTCATTATGATGCTTCCTCCATCACCATCAAAGTCAAAGCTCCAACACCTCCATGGATGAAGGGTCCCCTTCTTCTCCAACCTCATGATGTCCTTGACCTCTCTAAGCCCAAAAACAAGAGGCTCAGCAAGCGCCACatggataaagaagaagaagaatctgagtGTGTTGATAAGGCCCTCCATGGGAAAGAGGTCAGAGGGAAGAAGGTCATGAAGAGAATCGCCAGAAGGATTGAGAGACTTAGGAGAAATCGTAATTCAGCTGAGACCCAATTGAGTTCTTCTGCAAAAGAAGAAAGCTTTGGAGGGTATTTGGAGAAATTGGAGGAGAATGTTATGGTTAGGAGCAAGGAGAGAATGCCTTGGGAGAGGAATGTTTCTGTGATGGATTCTTCAGCAAAAGATAAAAACTTTGATGGGTATTTTGGTAAATTGGAGGAGAATGGCGATGATGATGAGGAGCAGGTTAGGAGGAGTAAGAGGAGAATGCCATGGGAGAAGGATGAGAAGAGTGTTTTGTTTGCAAGGTTGAAGAAGGAAAAGCCCGTGACTGCTGCTGATTTGGCTCTTGATGAAGTGCTTCTTAAGAGGCTTAGGAGTGAGGCTGCAAAGATGAGAATTTGGGTGAAGGTTAAGAAACTTGGTGTTACACAAGACGTTGTGGATGAAATCAAAAGGACTTGGAGGAACAATGAGCTTGCCATGCTTAAATTTGACATCCCCTTATGCAAGAATATGGATAGAGCTCGAGAAATTGTTGAG ATGAAGACTGGTGGTTTGGTTGTTTGGAGTAGGAAGGATACTCATGTTGTATACCGAGGATGCAATTATCAGTTGACTTCTAGAAGTTCTCCAAAGGTTTATCTTCGCTATATTCATGGACAAACTAAAAGTCCTTATGAAACAAACATGGTGGAGTCAGTTAAATCCAACAATACTAGTGACATGCCAAGCCGGAATGGTAACAATAATGCTTCCACATCAACTTGCATTCAAGAAGTGCATTGCAGTGGATCATTGTATGAGAGGGAGACTGATAGATTATTGGATGACTTGGGACCTCGGTTTGTTGATTGGTGGTATCCCAAGCCACTTCCAATAGATGCTGATCTACTTCCAGAAGTGGTTCCTGGATTTAAGCCTCCATTTAGGCTGTGTCCACCTTATTCAAGTGCAAAAATTACTGATTATGAGTTAACATTCTTCAGGAAGCTTGCTAAACCTTTGCCAGTCCATTTTGTCCTTG GAAGGAACAGAAGACTTCAAGGCTTAGCTGCTGCTATCCTAAAGTTGTGGGAGAAGAGTCTTATTGCAAAAATTGCTATCAAGTTTGGAGTTCCAAATACTGAAAATGAATTGATGGCCAATGAACTAAAG CTTCTAACCGGGGGAGTTACGTTGCTGCGTAACAAGTATTACATAATTCTCTACAGGGGAAACGATTTCCTTCCTAGCAATGTTGCAtctttggtggaagagagagAATTGGAACTTAAAAGTTGCCAACTTTTTGAAGAAGTTGCACGGATGAGAGCAAATGAAGCCGTTTCTTCTAGTGATTATGCACAACAAGAAACAAGTACAAGTGGAAGTTTAACAGAATTTGAGGAAATCCAAACGAAGCTTGAGGATGTAAAAAATGGCAATGCAGATTTAAATGTTCAACTGGAAGCAGAAATATATAGATTGGAGAGGCAATTGAAAGAGCAACAGCGCAAAGCTTTGATT ATTAGCAAGAAAATAGAGAGATCAACAGAGGAACTAGCAAAGTTAGATGCTGCATGGACTCCTGCAGAGAAGGATGCAGACGTAGAAATCATGACTGATGAGGAGAGACAATGTTTCCGAAAGATAGGATTGAAGATGAGTGGTCTCTTAGTGCTTG GTAGGCGTGGAATCTTTGATGGTGTATTGGAAGGCCTACACCAGCACTGGAAACACAGAGAAGTTGTAAAGGTCATCACAAAGCAGAGACTAATCAGTCGGGTCATATACACTGCGAAAATGCTGGAGACTGAGAGTGGTGGAATCTTGGTTTCAGTTGACAAACTCAAAGAGGGGCATGCAATCATTATCTACCGTGGTAAAAACTATAAAAGGCCTTCAGAAAAGGTAGCAAAAAATCTCCTAACCAAAAGAAAAGCATTGCAAAGATCTCTTGAAATGCAGAGACTCGGA TCATTGAAGTTTTTTGCTCATCAGAAACAGCAAACTATCTCCGATTTGAAGCTAAAATTG GGTGAACTGCAGCAGAAAAAGGAAGCCAAGCAGCGCAAAACTGACAACTAA
- the LOC107616433 gene encoding uncharacterized protein K02A2.6-like, whose translation MEPDFEADWLQHEVVPKTGEQGQLELKFMSLSGHHKSIKAWAEVNGRRVRVLIDCGASDNFATPEIITELGLRIDNTPKFQVRVADSTNKGGQGRWLGVTLQFKEVAIKEDFFIFPTDEAEFVLGLAWLDKLGDVLANFKKSRLRFRNGDSMVTLQGDPELCYGGMHLQSAVLSIQEGGEGFMVQLWPMALQAATVSQVPQVIESVLASHAKVFQTLPGLPPHRCHDHAIPLIEGASVPNIRPYRYPHHQKAVIELMVREMLASGIIRPSSNPYESSILLIKKKDGSWRFCVDYRALNGITVPDKFPIPVIDELLDELAGAAVFSKLDLKSGYHQILMRDQDIHKTVFRTHEGHYEFLAMPFGLTNAPSSFQALMNDILKPLLRKFVLVFFDDILIYSQDMASHALHLQQVFHILVENQLVLNEKKCTFAVSSVEYLGHIISAQGVSVDPNKTTAMLEWPVPTDQRALRGDSWALLATIGGLCKDMG comes from the coding sequence ATGGAGCCAGACTTTGAAGCGGATTGGTTACAGCATGAGGTAGTCCCGAAAACAGGGGAACAGGGACAATTGGAGCTCAAATTCATGAGCTTGAGTGGACATCACAAGTCAATCAAAGCCTGGGCAGAGGTAAATGGCCGCCGTGTACGCGTTCTCATAGATTGTGGAGCTTCGGACAACTTCGCGACACCAGAGATTATCACCGAGTTGGGCCTGAGAATTGACAACACCCCTAAGTTCCAGGTCAGGGTAGCGGACAGTACCAATAAAGGGGGACAGGGAAGGTGGTTGGGTGTCACGCTCCAATTCAAGGAAGTGGCAATCAAGGAAGACTTCTTCATCTTCCCAACTGACGAAGCGGAATTTGTCTTGGGACTAGCGTGGCTAGATAAGTTGGGAGACGTTCTCGCAAACTTCAAAAAATCACGCCTTCGATTTCGGAATGGGGACAGCATGGTTACATTGCAGGGGGACCCGGAGCTGTGCTATGGAGGTATGCACCTTCAATCTGCAGTTTTATCCATTCAGGAAGGGGGAGAAGGATTTATGGTCCAGCTGTGGCCCATGGCCTTGCAAGCGGCTACGGTATCGCAGGTGCCGCAGGTAATCGAATCAGTGTTAGCTTCCCATGCTAAGGTGTTTCAGACACTACCAGGGCTGCCACCACATCGTTGCCATGATCATGCCATTCCACTTATAGAAGGAGCTTCAGTTCCGAATATAAGACCTTATCGTTACCCGCACCATCAGAAAGCAGTAATTGAACTAATGGTACGAGAAATGCTGGCCTCAGGGATAATTCGGCCAAGCTCCAACCCCTACGAGAGTTCGATATTGTTGATAAAGAAAAAGGACGGCAGCTGGAGATTTTGTGTCGATTATAGGGCGTTAAATGGTATTACGGTGCCGGATAAATTTCCTATTCCCGTCATTGATGAGCTACTCGATGAATTGGCGGGAGCTGCAGTTTTCTCTAAGCTGGATTTAAAATCGGGGTACCACCAAATTCTGATGAGGGACCAAGACATCCACAAGACCGTCTTCCGCACTCATGAGGGCCATTATGAGTTTCTAGCCATGCCCTTCGGCTTGACCAACGCCCCTAGCTCCTTCCAAGCCTTGATGAATGACATTCTTAAGCCTCTATTGCGGAAATTTGTCCTAGTCTTTTTCGATGATATCCTCATCTACAGTCAAGATATGGCTAGCCATGCCCTTCATCTCCAACAAGTTTTCCACATTTTAGTGGAGAACCAGCTGGTGTTGAATGAGAAGAAATGCACATTCGCAGTGAGCTCAGTGGAGTACTTGGGCCACATTATCTCGGCACAAGGGGTCTCGGTGGATCCTAACAAAACCACAGCGATGCTAGAGTGGCCGGTGCCTACGGACCAGCGAGCTTTACGGGGGGATTCTTGGGCCTTACTGGCTACTATAGGCGGTTTGTGCAAGGATATGGGGTAA